One segment of Argiope bruennichi chromosome 11, qqArgBrue1.1, whole genome shotgun sequence DNA contains the following:
- the LOC129957075 gene encoding fibroin heavy chain-like — protein MSWLPTLAFAILLLSVQYDEAQSWSSASSRSPWANPAKAGSLMNCLINKIASSNVLPQQEKEDLESIMDTLMSAIKGASAKGKSSAAQLKAINMAVASSLAEIVVAEDVGNQASIAVKTQALSGALEQCFQAVMGTVDRKFINEINDLIRMFAREAASETNEIPDQGASYAAGSSVSSSFQETDQNYQASSRNSGSQFSQAATSQYSGGAGSSYIRERQFASNTGQPIFGQTSTSGQSSYSQAGAVQSGLVSRLSNALANTSTMRAILSSSASRETVSNVVQKTVQTLASTLGINGNELSRITSQAISQVPAGSDTSTYVRALSTALVNGGVLNESNIDKMGSRVVSAIINGVSSAAQGFGINVDTSNIQNDISSSSSFLSSSSSSNSYSQRAASTTSGADTSYSGAQSGSVSRQSSFGQTESSDYSGSTGYTGAQSGSVSRQSSFGQTSGFRGSAGEQGGFGQQTGFGGPAGGPGAFGPTTGAPAGLISRVANALANSSTMRAVLRRGVSQQIASNVVQRTAQTLASTLGVDGNNLSRVALQAISQVPAGSDTSSYAQAFSSALFNAGVLNASNVDTLGSRVLSGVLNGVSRAAQDLGLNVDTSNVQNDISSSSSFLSSSSSTTSYSQRADSTTSAAATQTSGSTSYTGEQFGSVSGQRSFAQASGYTGSAAGQQSGFGGPAGGPGAFGPTTGAPAGLISRVANALANSSTMRAVLRRGVSQQIASNVVQRTAQTLASTLGVDGNNLSRVALQAISQVPAGSDTSSYAQAFSSALFNAGVLNASNVDTLGSRVLSGVLNGVSRAAQDLGLNVDTSNVQNDISSSSSFLSSSSSTTSYSQRADSTTSAAATQTSGSTSYTGEQFGSVSGQRSFAQTSGYTGSAAGQQSGFGGPAGGPGAFGPTTGAPAGLISRVANALANSSTMRAVLRRGVSQQIASNVVQRTAQTLASTLGVDGNNLSRVALQAISQVPAGSDTSSYAQAFSSALFNAGVLNASNVDTLGSRVLSGVLNGVSRAAQDLGLNVDTSNVQNDISSSSSFLSSSSSTTSYSQRADSTTSAAATQTSGSTSYTGEQFGSVSGQRSFAQTSGYTGSAAGQQSGFGGPAGGPGAFGPTTGAPAGLISRVANALANSSTMRAVLRRGVSQQIASNVVQRTAQTLASTLGVDGKNLSRVALQAISQVPAGSDTSSYAQAFSSALFNAGVLNASNVDTLGSRVLSGVLNGVSRAAQDLGLNVDTSNVQNDISSSSSFLSSSSSTTSYSQRADSTTSAAATQTSGSTSYTGEQFGSVSGQRSFAQTSGYTGSAAGQQSGFGGPAGGPGAFGPTTGAPAGLISRVANALANSSTMRAVLRRGVSQQIASNVVQRTAQTLASTLGVDGNNLSRVALQAISQVPAGSDTSSYAQAFSSALFNAGVLNASNVDTLGSRVLSGVLNGVSRAAQDLGLNVDTSNVQNDISSSSSFLSSSSSTTSYSQRADSTTSAAATQTSGSTSYTGEQFGSVSGQRSFAQTSGYTGSAAGQQSGFGGPAGGPGAFGPTTGAPAGLISRVANALANSSTMRAVLRRGVSQQIASNVVQRTAQTLASTLGVDGNNLSRVALQAISQVPAGSDTSSYAQAFSSALFNAGVLNASNVDTLGSRVLSGVLNGVSRAAQDLGLNVDTSNVQNDISSSSSFLSSSSSTTSYSQRADSTTSAAATRTSGSTSYTGEQFGSVSGQRSFAQTSGYTGSAAGQQSGFGGPAGGPGAFGPTTGAPAGLISRVANALANSSTMRAVLRRGVSQQIASNVVQRTAQTLASTLGVDGNNLSRVALQAISQVPAGSDTSSYAQAFSSALFNAGVLNASNVDTLGSRVLSGVLNGVSRAAQDLGLNVDTSNVQNDISSSSSFLSSSSSTTSYSQRADSTTSAAATQTSGSTSYTGEQFGSVSGQRSFAQTSGYTGSAAGQQSGFGGPAGGPGAFGPTTGAPAGLISRVANALANSSTMRAVLRRGVSQQIASNVVQRTAQTLASTLGVDGNNLSRVALQAISQVPAGSDTSSYAQAFSSALFNAGVLNASNVDTLGSRVLSGVLNGVSRAAQDLGLNVDTSNVQNDISSSSSFLSSSSSTTSYSQRADSTTSAAATQTSGSTSYTGEQFGSVSGQRSFAQTSGYTGSAAGQQSGFGGPAGGPGAFGPTTGAPAGLISRVANALANSSTMRAVLRRGVSQQIASNVVQRTAQTLASTLGVDGNNLSRVALQAISQVPAGSDTSSYAQAFSSALFNAGVLNASNVDTLGSRVLSGVLNGVSRAAQDLGLNVDTSNVQNDISSSSSFLSSSSSTTSYSQRADSTTSAAATQTSGSTSYTGEQFGSVSGQRSFAQTSGYTGSAAGQQSGFGGPAGGPGAFGPTTGAPAGLISRVANALANSSTMRAVLRRGVSQQIASNVVQRTAQTLASTLGVDGNNLSRVALQAISQVPAGSDTSSYAQAFSSALFNAGVLNASNVDTLGSRVLSGVLNGVSRAAQDLGLNVDTSNVQNDISSSSSFLSSSSSTTSYSQRADSTTSAAATRTSGSTSYTGEQFGSVSGQRSFAQTSGYTGSAAGQQSGFGGPAGGPGAFGPTTGAPAGLISRVANALANSSTMRAVLRRGVSQQIASNVVQRTAQTLASTLGVDGNNLSRVALQAISQVPAGSDTSSYAQAFSSALFNAGVLNASNVDTLGSRVLSGVLNGVSRAAQDLGLNVDTSNVQNDISSSSSFLSSSSSTTSYSQRADSTTSAAATQTSGSTSYTGEQFGSVSGQRSFAQTSGYTGSAAGQQSGFGGPAGGPGAFGPTTGAPAGLISRVANALANSSTMRAVLRRGVSQQIASNVVQRTAQTLASTLGVDGNNLSRVALQAISQVPAGSDTSSYAQAFSSALFNAGVLNASNVDTLGSRVLSGVLNGVSRAAQDLGLNVDTSNVQNDISSSSSFLSSSSSTTSYSQRADSTTSAAATQTSGSTSYTGEQFGSVSGQRSFAQASGYTGSAAGQQSGFGGPAGGPGAFGPTTGAPAGLISRVANALANSSTMRAVLRRGVSQQIASNVVQRTAQTLASTLGVDGNNLSRVALQAISQVPAGSDTSSYAQAFSSALFNAGVLNASNVDTLGSRVLSGVLNGVSRAAQDLGLNVDTSNVQNDISSSSSFLSSSSSTTSYSQRADSTTSAAATRTSGSTSYTGEQFGSVSGQRSFAQASGYTGSAAGQQSGFGGPAGGPGAFGPTTGAPAGLISRVANALANSSTMRAVLRRGVSQQIASNVVQRTAQTLAGTLGVDGNNLSRVALQAISQVPAGSDTSSYAQAFSSALFNAGVLNASNVDTLGSRVLSGVLNGVSRAAQDLGLNVDTSNVQNDISSSSSFLSSSSSTTSYSQRADSTTSAAATRTSGSTSYTGEQFGSVSGQRSFAQTSGYTGSAAGQQSGFGGPAGGPGAFGPTTGAPAGLISRVANALANSSTMRAVLRRGVSQQIASNVVQRTAQTLASTLGVDGNNLSRVALQAISQVPAGSDTSSYAQAFSSALFNAGVLNASNVDTLGSRVLSGVLNGVSRAAQDLGLNVDTSNVQNDISSSSSFLSSSSSTTSYSQRADSTTSSAATRTSGSTSYTGEQFGSVSGQSSFAQTSGYTGSVAGQGGFGQQSGFGGLGAFGPTIGSGPSGAPSQLTSGAQQSAGVSVISALNSPVGLRSGSAATRISQLASSLTNAIGPNGVDANVLARSLQSSFSNLRSSGMPSSDAKIEVLLESIVGLLQLLSNTQIRGVNPATASSVANSAARSFELMLA, from the coding sequence ATGAGTTGGTTACCTACTCTTGCTTTTGCAATTCTACTGCTGTCAGTTCAGTACGATGAGGCGCAAAGCTGGTCATCTGCTTCGTCGAGAAGCCCTTGGGCTAATCCAGCCAAAGCAGGTTCATTGATGAATTGTCTGATCAACAAAATCGCCAGCTCAAATGTCTTGCCTCAACAAGAAAAAGAAGACTTGGAATCCATTATGGACACACTGATGTCTGCAATAAAAGGAGCGAGTGCCAAAGGTAAAAGCTCTGCAGCGCAGTTGAAGGCGATTAATATGGCAGTTGCTTCTTCCCTGGCAGAAATAGTCGTTGCCGAAGACGTAGGCAACCAGGCCAGCATTGCAGTAAAGACGCAGGCCCTTTCTGGAGCATTGGAACAATGTTTCCAAGCAGTCATGGGCACGGTGGATAGGAAATTCATCAACGAAATAAATGACTTGATAAGAATGTTTGCTAGAGAAGCAGCCAGCGAAACCAATGAAATACCAGACCAAGGTGCTTCATATGCAGCTGGTTCCTCAGTTTCATCATCGTTTCAAGAAACGGACCAGAACTACCAAGCCTCATCTAGAAATTCGGGATCTCAATTTTCACAAGCTGCGACATCTCAATACAGTGGAGGAGCAGGGTCTTCCTACATCAGAGAAAGGCAGTTCGCTTCAAATACAGGACAACCTATTTTCGGACAAACTTCTACAAGTGGACAAAGTTCATACAGTCAAGCAGGTGCCGTGCAATCTGGACTGGTATCAAGACTATCCAACGCATTAGCGAACACATCAACAATGAGAGCAATTCTGTCAAGCAGTGCATCTCGAGAAACCGTATCTAACGTCGTACAGAAAACAGTTCAGACATTAGCTAGTACACTGGGCATCAACGGAAATGAATTATCAAGAATAACTTCACAAGCCATATCTCAAGTGCCTGCGGGTTCTGATACTTCAACATACGTTCGAGCTTTATCCACCGCCTTGGTAAATGGAGGCGTCTTGAACGAAAGCAACATCGACAAAATGGGATCTCGAGTTGTGTCTGCAATTATAAACGGAGTATCAAGTGCGGCACAAGGATTTGGCATCAATGTAGACACCAGCAATATACAAAATGATATTAGTTCCAGCAGTAGCTTCCTCTCTTCCAGCTCATCGTCCAACAGTTACTCTCAGAGAGCAGCTTCTACTACCAGCGGTGCTGACACCAGCTACTCAGGAGCACAGTCCGGATCCGTTTCAAGGCAATCCTCTTTCGGTCAAACGGAATCTTCAGATTACAGTGGATCTACAGGCTACACAGGAGCACAGTCCGGATCCGTTTCAAGGCAATCGTCTTTCGGTCAAACGTCAGGCTTTAGAGGATCAGCTGGCGAACAAGGCGGTTTCGGACAACAAACTGGCTTTGGAGGACCTGCTGGCGGACCGGGCGCTTTCGGCCCCACAACTGGAGCGCCAGCCGGCCTGATCTCCAGAGTAGCCAACGCACTTGCCAATTCATCAACAATGAGAGCCGTTCTCAGAAGAGGTGTATCCCAACAGATAGCCTCCAACGTGGTACAGAGAACAGCTCAGACATTGGCCAGTACTCTCGGTGTCGATGGAAACAACCTCTCCAGAGTAGCGTTACAAGCTATCTCTCAAGTGCCTGCGGGTTCTGACACTTCTTCTTACGCTCAAGCATTTTCATCTGCGTTGTTCAATGCTGGAGTCCTCAATGCAAGCAACGTTGACACTTTGGGATCCCGAGTCCTGTCAGGAGTTTTGAACGGAGTATCAAGAGCGGCACAAGACCTTGGCTTGAATGTCGACACCAGCAACGTACAAAATGATATTAGTTCAAGCAGTAGCTTCCTCTCGTCCAGCTCTTCGACCACCAGTTACTCTCAGAGAGCAGATTCTACTACCAGTGCTGCTGCAACTCAAACATCAGGATCTACAAGCTACACAGGAGAACAGTTCGGATCTGTTTCAGGACAAAGATCTTTCGCTCAAGCATCAGGCTATACCGGATCTGCTGCCGGACAACAATCTGGCTTTGGCGGACCTGCTGGCGGACCGGGCGCTTTCGGCCCCACAACTGGAGCGCCAGCCGGCCTGATCTCCAGAGTAGCCAACGCACTTGCCAATTCATCAACAATGAGAGCCGTTCTCAGAAGAGGTGTATCGCAACAGATAGCCTCCAACGTGGTACAGAGAACAGCTCAGACATTGGCCAGTACTCTCGGTGTCGATGGAAACAACCTCTCCAGAGTAGCGTTACAAGCTATCTCTCAAGTGCCTGCGGGTTCTGACACTTCTTCTTACGCTCAAGCATTTTCATCTGCGTTGTTCAATGCTGGAGTCCTCAATGCAAGCAACGTTGACACTTTGGGATCCCGAGTCCTGTCAGGAGTTTTGAACGGAGTATCAAGAGCGGCACAAGACCTTGGCTTGAATGTCGACACCAGCAACGTACAAAATGATATTAGTTCAAGCAGTAGCTTCCTCTCGTCCAGCTCTTCGACCACCAGTTACTCTCAGAGAGCAGATTCTACTACCAGTGCTGCTGCAACTCAAACATCAGGATCTACAAGCTACACAGGAGAACAGTTCGGATCTGTTTCAGGACAAAGATCTTTCGCTCAAACATCAGGCTATACCGGATCTGCTGCCGGACAACAATCTGGCTTTGGCGGACCTGCTGGCGGACCGGGCGCTTTCGGCCCCACAACTGGAGCGCCAGCCGGCCTGATCTCCAGAGTAGCCAACGCACTTGCCAATTCATCAACAATGAGAGCCGTTCTCAGAAGAGGTGTATCGCAACAGATAGCCTCCAACGTGGTACAGAGAACAGCTCAGACATTGGCCAGTACTCTCGGTGTCGATGGAAACAACCTCTCCAGAGTAGCGTTACAAGCTATCTCTCAAGTGCCTGCGGGTTCTGACACTTCTTCTTACGCTCAAGCATTTTCATCTGCGTTGTTCAATGCTGGAGTCCTCAATGCAAGCAACGTTGACACTTTGGGATCCCGAGTCCTGTCAGGAGTTTTGAACGGAGTATCAAGAGCGGCACAAGACCTTGGCTTGAATGTCGACACCAGCAACGTACAAAATGATATTAGTTCAAGCAGTAGCTTCCTCTCGTCCAGCTCTTCGACCACCAGTTACTCTCAGAGAGCAGATTCTACTACCAGTGCTGCTGCAACTCAAACATCAGGATCTACAAGCTACACAGGAGAACAGTTCGGATCTGTTTCAGGACAAAGATCTTTCGCTCAAACATCAGGCTATACCGGATCTGCTGCCGGACAACAATCTGGCTTTGGCGGACCTGCTGGCGGACCGGGCGCTTTCGGCCCCACAACTGGAGCGCCAGCCGGCCTGATCTCCAGAGTAGCCAACGCACTTGCCAATTCATCAACAATGAGAGCCGTTCTCAGAAGAGGTGTATCCCAACAGATAGCCTCCAACGTGGTACAGAGAACAGCTCAGACATTGGCCAGTACTCTCGGTGTCGATGGAAAAAACCTCTCCAGAGTAGCGTTACAAGCTATCTCTCAAGTGCCTGCGGGTTCTGACACTTCTTCTTACGCTCAAGCATTTTCATCTGCGTTGTTCAATGCTGGAGTCCTCAATGCAAGCAACGTTGACACTTTGGGATCCCGAGTCCTGTCAGGAGTTTTGAACGGAGTATCAAGAGCGGCACAAGACCTTGGCTTGAATGTCGACACCAGCAACGTACAAAATGATATTAGTTCAAGCAGTAGCTTCCTCTCGTCCAGCTCTTCGACCACCAGTTACTCTCAGAGAGCAGATTCTACTACCAGTGCTGCTGCAACTCAAACATCAGGATCTACAAGCTACACAGGAGAACAGTTCGGATCTGTTTCAGGACAAAGATCTTTCGCTCAAACATCAGGCTATACCGGATCTGCTGCCGGACAACAATCTGGCTTTGGCGGACCTGCTGGCGGACCGGGCGCTTTCGGCCCCACAACTGGAGCGCCAGCCGGCCTGATCTCCAGAGTAGCCAACGCACTTGCCAATTCATCAACAATGAGAGCCGTTCTCAGAAGAGGTGTATCGCAACAGATAGCCTCCAACGTGGTACAGAGAACAGCTCAGACATTGGCCAGTACTCTCGGTGTCGATGGAAACAACCTCTCCAGAGTAGCGTTACAAGCTATCTCTCAAGTGCCTGCGGGTTCTGACACTTCTTCTTACGCTCAAGCATTTTCATCTGCGTTGTTCAATGCTGGAGTCCTCAATGCAAGCAACGTTGACACTTTGGGATCCCGAGTCCTGTCAGGAGTTTTGAACGGAGTATCAAGAGCGGCACAAGACCTTGGCTTGAATGTCGACACCAGCAACGTACAAAATGATATTAGTTCAAGCAGTAGCTTCCTCTCGTCCAGCTCTTCGACCACCAGTTACTCTCAGAGAGCAGATTCTACTACCAGTGCTGCTGCAACTCAAACATCAGGATCTACAAGCTACACAGGAGAACAGTTCGGATCTGTTTCAGGACAAAGATCTTTCGCTCAAACATCAGGCTATACCGGATCTGCTGCCGGACAACAATCTGGCTTTGGCGGACCTGCTGGCGGACCGGGCGCTTTCGGCCCCACAACTGGAGCGCCAGCCGGCCTGATCTCCAGAGTAGCCAACGCACTTGCCAATTCATCAACAATGAGAGCCGTTCTCAGAAGAGGTGTATCGCAACAGATAGCCTCCAACGTGGTACAGAGAACAGCTCAGACATTGGCCAGTACTCTCGGTGTCGATGGAAACAACCTCTCCAGAGTAGCGTTACAAGCTATCTCTCAAGTGCCTGCGGGTTCTGACACTTCTTCTTACGCTCAAGCATTTTCATCTGCGTTGTTCAATGCTGGAGTCCTCAATGCAAGCAACGTTGACACTTTGGGATCCCGAGTCCTGTCAGGAGTTTTGAACGGAGTATCAAGAGCGGCACAAGACCTTGGCTTGAATGTCGACACCAGCAACGTACAAAATGATATTAGTTCAAGCAGTAGCTTCCTCTCGTCCAGCTCTTCGACCACCAGTTACTCTCAGAGAGCAGATTCTACTACCAGTGCTGCTGCAACTCGCACATCAGGATCTACAAGCTACACAGGAGAACAGTTCGGATCTGTTTCAGGACAAAGATCTTTCGCTCAAACATCAGGCTATACCGGATCTGCTGCCGGACAACAATCTGGCTTTGGCGGACCTGCTGGCGGACCGGGCGCTTTCGGCCCCACAACTGGAGCGCCAGCCGGCCTGATCTCCAGAGTAGCCAACGCACTTGCCAATTCATCAACAATGAGAGCCGTTCTCAGAAGAGGTGTATCGCAACAGATAGCCTCCAACGTGGTACAGAGAACAGCTCAGACATTGGCCAGTACTCTCGGTGTCGATGGAAACAACCTCTCCAGAGTAGCGTTACAAGCTATCTCTCAAGTGCCTGCGGGTTCTGACACTTCTTCTTACGCTCAAGCATTTTCATCTGCGTTGTTCAATGCTGGAGTCCTCAATGCAAGCAACGTTGACACTTTGGGATCCCGAGTCCTGTCAGGAGTTTTGAACGGAGTATCAAGAGCGGCACAAGACCTTGGCTTGAATGTCGACACCAGCAACGTACAAAATGATATTAGTTCAAGCAGTAGCTTCCTCTCGTCCAGCTCTTCGACCACCAGTTACTCTCAGAGAGCAGATTCTACTACCAGTGCTGCTGCAACTCAAACATCAGGATCTACAAGCTACACAGGAGAACAGTTCGGATCTGTTTCAGGACAAAGATCTTTCGCTCAAACATCAGGCTATACCGGATCTGCTGCCGGACAACAATCTGGCTTTGGCGGACCTGCTGGCGGACCGGGCGCTTTCGGCCCCACAACTGGAGCGCCAGCCGGCCTGATCTCCAGAGTAGCCAACGCACTTGCCAATTCATCAACAATGAGAGCCGTTCTCAGAAGAGGTGTATCCCAACAGATAGCCTCCAACGTGGTACAGAGAACAGCTCAGACATTGGCCAGTACTCTCGGTGTCGATGGAAACAACCTCTCCAGAGTAGCGTTACAAGCTATCTCTCAAGTGCCTGCGGGTTCTGACACTTCTTCTTACGCTCAAGCATTTTCATCTGCGTTGTTCAATGCTGGAGTCCTCAATGCAAGCAACGTTGACACTTTGGGATCCCGAGTCCTGTCAGGAGTTTTGAACGGAGTATCAAGAGCGGCACAAGACCTTGGCTTGAATGTCGACACCAGCAACGTACAAAATGATATTAGTTCAAGCAGTAGCTTCCTCTCGTCCAGCTCTTCGACCACCAGTTACTCTCAGAGAGCAGATTCTACTACCAGTGCTGCTGCAACTCAAACATCAGGATCTACAAGCTACACAGGAGAACAGTTCGGATCTGTTTCAGGACAAAGATCTTTCGCTCAAACATCAGGCTATACCGGATCTGCTGCCGGACAACAATCTGGCTTTGGCGGACCTGCTGGCGGACCGGGCGCTTTCGGCCCCACAACTGGAGCGCCAGCCGGCCTGATCTCCAGAGTAGCCAACGCACTTGCCAATTCATCAACAATGAGAGCCGTTCTCAGAAGAGGTGTATCGCAACAGATAGCCTCCAACGTGGTACAGAGAACAGCTCAGACATTGGCCAGTACTCTCGGTGTCGATGGAAACAACCTCTCCAGAGTAGCGTTACAAGCTATCTCTCAAGTGCCTGCGGGTTCTGACACTTCTTCTTACGCTCAAGCATTTTCATCTGCGTTGTTCAATGCTGGAGTCCTCAATGCAAGCAACGTTGACACTTTGGGATCCCGAGTCCTGTCAGGAGTTTTGAACGGAGTATCAAGAGCGGCACAAGACCTTGGCTTGAATGTCGACACCAGCAACGTACAAAATGATATTAGTTCAAGCAGTAGCTTCCTCTCGTCCAGCTCTTCGACCACCAGTTACTCTCAGAGAGCAGATTCTACTACCAGTGCTGCTGCAACTCAAACATCAGGATCTACAAGCTACACAGGAGAACAGTTCGGATCTGTTTCAGGACAAAGATCTTTCGCTCAAACATCAGGCTATACCGGATCTGCTGCCGGACAACAATCTGGCTTTGGCGGACCTGCTGGCGGACCGGGCGCTTTCGGCCCCACAACTGGAGCGCCAGCCGGCCTGATCTCCAGAGTAGCCAACGCACTTGCCAATTCATCAACAATGAGAGCCGTTCTCAGAAGAGGTGTATCGCAACAGATAGCCTCCAACGTGGTACAGAGAACAGCTCAGACATTGGCCAGTACTCTCGGTGTCGATGGAAACAACCTCTCCAGAGTAGCGTTACAAGCTATCTCTCAAGTGCCTGCGGGTTCTGACACTTCTTCTTACGCTCAAGCATTTTCATCTGCGTTGTTCAATGCTGGAGTCCTCAATGCAAGCAACGTTGACACTTTGGGATCCCGAGTCCTGTCAGGAGTTTTGAACGGAGTATCAAGAGCGGCACAAGACCTTGGCTTGAATGTCGACACCAGCAACGTACAAAATGATATTAGTTCAAGCAGTAGCTTCCTCTCGTCCAGCTCTTCGACCACCAGTTACTCTCAGAGAGCAGATTCTACTACCAGTGCTGCTGCAACTCGCACATCAGGATCTACAAGCTACACAGGAGAACAGTTCGGATCTGTTTCAGGACAAAGATCTTTCGCTCAAACATCAGGCTATACCGGATCTGCTGCCGGACAACAATCTGGCTTTGGCGGACCTGCTGGCGGACCGGGCGCTTTCGGCCCCACAACTGGAGCGCCAGCCGGCCTGATCTCCAGAGTAGCCAACGCACTTGCCAATTCATCAACAATGAGAGCCGTTCTCAGAAGAGGTGTATCGCAACAGATAGCCTCCAACGTGGTACAGAGAACAGCTCAGACATTGGCCAGTACTCTCGGTGTCGATGGAAACAACCTCTCCAGAGTAGCGTTACAAGCTATCTCTCAAGTGCCTGCGGGTTCTGACACTTCTTCTTACGCTCAAGCATTTTCATCTGCGTTGTTCAATGCTGGAGTCCTCAATGCAAGCAACGTTGACACTTTGGGATCCCGAGTCCTGTCAGGAGTTTTGAACGGAGTATCAAGAGCGGCACAAGACCTTGGCTTGAATGTCGACACCAGCAACGTACAAAATGATATTAGTTCAAGCAGTAGCTTCCTCTCGTCCAGCTCTTCGACCACCAGTTACTCTCAGAGAGCAGATTCTACTACCAGTGCTGCTGCAACTCAAACATCAGGATCTACAAGCTACACAGGAGAACAGTTCGGATCTGTTTCAGGACAAAGATCTTTCGCTCAAACATCAGGCTATACCGGATCTGCTGCCGGACAACAATCTGGCTTTGGCGGACCTGCTGGCGGACCGGGCGCTTTCGGCCCCACAACTGGAGCGCCAGCCGGCCTGATCTCCAGAGTAGCCAACGCACTTGCCAATTCATCAACAATGAGAGCCGTTCTCAGAAGAGGTGTATCCCAACAGATAGCCTCCAACGTGGTACAGAGAACAGCTCAGACATTGGCCAGTACTCTCGGTGTCGATGGAAACAACCTCTCCAGAGTAGCGTTACAAGCTATCTCTCAAGTGCCTGCGGGTTCTGACACTTCTTCTTACGCTCAAGCATTTTCATCTGCGTTGTTCAATGCTGGAGTCCTCAATGCAAGCAACGTTGACACTTTGGGATCCCGAGTCCTGTCAGGAGTTTTGAACGGAGTATCAAGAGCGGCACAAGACCTTGGCTTGAATGTCGACACCAGCAACGTACAAAATGATATTAGTTCAAGCAGTAGCTTCCTCTCGTCCAGCTCTTCGACCACCAGTTACTCTCAGAGAGCAGATTCTACTACCAGTGCTGCTGCAACTCAAACATCAGGATCTACAAGCTACACAGGAGAACAGTTCGGATCTGTTTCAGGACAAAGATCTTTCGCTCAAGCATCAGGCTATACCGGATCTGCTGCCGGACAACAATCTGGCTTTGGCGGACCTGCTGGCGGACCGGGCGCTTTCGGCCCCACAACTGGAGCGCCAGCCGGCCTGATCTCCAGAGTAGCCAACGCACTTGCCAATTCATCAACAATGAGAGCCGTTCTCAGAAGAGGTGTATCCCAACAGATAGCCTCCAACGTGGTACAGAGAACAGCTCAGACATTGGCCAGTACTCTCGGTGTCGATGGAAACAACCTCTCCAGAGTAGCGTTACAAGCTATCTCTCAAGTGCCTGCGGGTTCTGACACTTCTTCTTACGCTCAAGCATTTTCATCTGCGTTGTTCAATGCTGGAGTCCTCAATGCAAGCAACGTTGACACTTTGGGATCCCGAGTCCTGTCAGGAGTTTTGAACGGAGTATCAAGAGCGGCACAAGACCTTGGCTTGAATGTCGACACCAGCAACGTACAAAATGATATTAGTTCAAGCAGTAGCTTCCTCTCGTCCAGCTCTTCGACCACCAGTTACTCTCAGAGAGCAGATTCTACTACCAGTGCTGCTGCAACTCGCACATCAGGATCTACAAGCTACACAGGAGAACAGTTCGGATCTGTTTCAGGACAAAGATCTTTCGCTCAAGCATCAGGCTATACCGGATCTGCTGCCGGACAACAATCTGGCTTTGGCGGACCTGCTGGCGGACCGGGCGCTTTCGGCCCCACAACTGGAGCGCCAGCCGGCCTGATCTCCAGAGTAGCCAACGCACTTGCCAATTCATCAACAATGAGAGCCGTTCTCAGAAGAGGTGTATCCCAACAGATAGCCTCCAACGTGGTACAGAGAACAGCTCAGACATTGGCCGGTACTCTCGGTGTCGATGGAAACAACCTCTCCAGAGTAGCGTTACAAGCTATCTCTCAAGTGCCTGCGGGTTCTGACACTTCTTCTTACGCTCAAGCATTTTCATCTGCGTTGTTCAATGCTGGAGTCCTCAATGCAAGCAACGTTGACACTTTGGGATCCCGAGTCCTGTCAGGAGTTTTGAACGGAGTATCAAGAGCGGCACAAGACCTTGGCTTGAATGTCGACACCAGCAACGTACAAAATGATATTAGTTCAAGCAGTAGCTTCCTCTCGTCCAGCTCTTCGACCACCAGTTACTCTCAGAGAGCAGATTCTACTACCAGTGCTGCTGCAACTCGCACATCAGGATCTACAAGCTACACAGGAGAACAGTTCGGATCTGTTTCAGGACAAAGATCTTTCGCTCAAACATCAGGCTATACCGGATCTGCTGCCGGACAACAATCTGGCTTTGGCGGACCTGCTGGCGGACCGGGCGCTTTCGGCCCCACAACTGGAGCGCCAGCCGGCCTGATCTCCAGAGTAGCCAACGCACTTGCCAATTCATCAACAATGAGAGCCGTTCTCAGAAGAGGTGTATCCCAACAGATAGCCTCCAACGTGGTACAGAGAACAGCTCAGACATTGGCCAGTACTCTCGGTGTCGATGGAAATAACCTCTCCAGAGTAGCGTTACAAGCTATCTCTCAAGTGCCTGCGGGTTCTGACACTTCTTCTTACGCTCAAGCATTTTCATCTGCGTTGTTCAATGCTGGAGTCCTCAATGCAAGCAACGTTGATACTTTGGGATCCCGAGTCCTGTCAGGAGTTTTGAACGGAGTATCAAGAGCGGCACAAGACCTTGGCTTGAATGTCGACACCAGCAACGTACAAAATGATATTAGTTCAAGCAGTAGCTTCCTCTCGTCCAGCTCTTCGACCACCAGTTACTCTCAGAGAGCAGATTCTACTACCAGTTCTGCTGCAACTCGCACATCAGGATCTACAAGCTACACAGGAGAACAGTTCGGATCTGTTTCAGGGCAAAGTTCTTTCGCTCAAACATCAGGCTATACCGGATCTGTTGCTGGACAAGGCGGTTTCGGACAACAATCTGGCTTTGGCGGACTGGGCGCTTTCGGCCCCACAATTGGATCTGGACCAAGTGGCGCGCCGTCTCAGCTTACCTCCGGTGCTCAACAATCGGCTGGTGTGTCTGTCATATCTGCTCTTAATTCACCTGTTGGATTAAGATCCGGTTCCGCTGCTACTAGAATTAGTCAACTAGCATCATCTCTA